In Candidatus Bathyarchaeum sp., the DNA window ATTTCAGGTAACAGGAGAACAAAAATTCAAAGAAACCGCCCAAGGAATCATAGCCTATGTTAACAACAAATTAAGTGACCAACAAAAAGGCGGATTTTTCGGCAGTCAAGACGCTGATGAAATATACTATAAACTAAAATTAACAGAGCGCCAAACCCAAACCCCGCCAACAATCGACAAAACATTGTTTGTGAACTGGAACGCCATGATGTGTTCTTCGTATTTTCTGGGTTCGGTGGTTTTTGATGACCAATCACTCAGAAAGTTTGCGTTGAAAACAGTTAATCTGCTACTAGACAAGGCTTTTAGTTCAGAAAAGGGAATGAGCCACTATATTATTGATGAAAAAAGCAGTAACATTGGGTTTTTGACAGATAACGCGTATATGTTGCAGTGTTTGATAGACTGCTACCAAGTTACCTCAGAAAAAAAGTATTTGGATTACGCCCAAAAACTTGCCCAGTTCATGATTAACAAACTCTGGGATTCCACAGGAGGATTCCTCGACAAACCCGAAGACACAAACGCTTTTGGTGCCTTGAAAAAGCCGGATAAACCCTTAGAAGAGAACAGCATAACAGCTCAGGCTTTTTTGAAGCTTTATCACCTAACAGGGAACAGCACCTACTTAGAAAAAGCAAAAAAGACACTGGAATATTTTGTTTCAAGCGCAAAAAGGTATGGAATAATGGCATCAAGTTACGGAATAGCTGCAGAGTTGTACCTTCTACCGGTTCAGGTTCACATAATAGGCAACAGCAAAGATTCTGCAACAATAGACCTTAAAGACCAAAGCCTGAAAACCTACAACGCAGTGAAAACTGTGGAAACAATCGACCCCATTTTAGACGAACAAAGACTGAAAGTTCTAGGTTATCCGGCTCCAAAAGAACCAACAGCGTATATCTGTTCGGAAGGAAAATGTACATCAACTACAAAAGCTAATGAAGTTGCAGAAAAGATTAGGGCGTAACTGTAATGGGAGAACAACCCGTAACTGAAACAGAACAGGACAAAAAAGAAAGAACGAAACAAATCATCCAAATACTGGAAAAAGAATACCCCCAAGCAAAAACGTCCCTGCATTATCATAATCCAATTGAGATTTTGGTTGCTACCATTCTTTCGGCTCAGTGCACTGACAAAAGGGTGAACATTGTTACCAAGTCATTGTTCAAAAAGTACCAGACAGCACAAGACTATGCCAATGCAGATATAACAGAGCTAGAACAAGACATTCGATCCACAGGGTTTTACCGAAACAAGGCAAAAAACATCAAAAAGTCGGGTTGGATGATTGTGGAAAAATATGACGGCAAGGTTCCCGACACCATGGAAGAGTTAATCAAGCTTCCTGGGGTTGCCCGAAAAACGGCGAACATTGTTTTGGCAAACGCTTATGGAACAATTGTAGGAATTGCGGTAGACACTCATGTT includes these proteins:
- a CDS encoding DUF255 domain-containing protein yields the protein MTKTQVLWLPWNNESLKKAEQEDKPILLDISAVWCHWCHVMDEKTYSDNIVARLINEKFVPIRVDRDQRPDIDKRYNMGGWPSTVFLTPKGEILTGGTYIPATQMAAMLDYVSDLYQNNRESIQKSLNELKKKQTKQPQITQETDTQELQSVTDNLILEIATMFDSAHGGFGQAPKFPHTEALRLALLEHALGGQGAMLTIVKKTLTAMAEGGIYDKEEDGFFRYSTTRDWSIPHYEKMCEDNAKLLVNYIEAFQVTGEQKFKETAQGIIAYVNNKLSDQQKGGFFGSQDADEIYYKLKLTERQTQTPPTIDKTLFVNWNAMMCSSYFLGSVVFDDQSLRKFALKTVNLLLDKAFSSEKGMSHYIIDEKSSNIGFLTDNAYMLQCLIDCYQVTSEKKYLDYAQKLAQFMINKLWDSTGGFLDKPEDTNAFGALKKPDKPLEENSITAQAFLKLYHLTGNSTYLEKAKKTLEYFVSSAKRYGIMASSYGIAAELYLLPVQVHIIGNSKDSATIDLKDQSLKTYNAVKTVETIDPILDEQRLKVLGYPAPKEPTAYICSEGKCTSTTKANEVAEKIRA
- the nth gene encoding endonuclease III, encoding MGEQPVTETEQDKKERTKQIIQILEKEYPQAKTSLHYHNPIEILVATILSAQCTDKRVNIVTKSLFKKYQTAQDYANADITELEQDIRSTGFYRNKAKNIKKSGWMIVEKYDGKVPDTMEELIKLPGVARKTANIVLANAYGTIVGIAVDTHVRRISKRLGLTQNTNPDKIEQDIMQVVPKEYWKRITNLIIFHGRKVCTARKAKCDICSLNKLCPSAFNV